The following nucleotide sequence is from Aspergillus luchuensis IFO 4308 DNA, chromosome 1, nearly complete sequence.
CAAGACCTGCACGATGAGGTCCTTGAACGGGGTGAGCCCATCCCTTACGAGGCTGTAATCGACAAGGTCCGCAGTTTGGGCAGCCGTCTGCGCATGTCCGAGTCTGTGTTCCCGATCCCCATTCTCCTACCCATGCTCGAGCGCTACGCCCTCGAACACCAGCGTGGTGTCGGTCCTGCAACATGGGTCATTGACCTCTTCCTCGATCTTGGCGTCGCCCACGAGACTCTCTACGCCGTCCTCGAATCCATGTACTACACCGATGAAGCTCCCTTCCAAGGTTCCAACAAGAAGTACATCGCCAAGGATCTTCTCTACCTGATTGAGCACTGGTTCCACGACACGGTCCGTCTCGGCGGCGTCGTCTTCGGAAGCGACCTCGTCGCTGAGCGCATCCTCGAaaccctccttctcctccagcaggGTGGTATCACTCCGGAACAAGTCCAGCTGGCACAAGAACTGAGGACGAGAATCGATGATATTCTGCGGTGATTTAACCGTCCCACTGGTTCCCGAATCTCATCGCTTCCCcgcccccccccctccttcacgTATAGCAATGCAACCCAATCCCACTTCGATTATTTATTGTCCTGTTCTGTTCTAGTCCTGGGCGCTGGAGTTTCGtgtatttttctttcttttttattttctttattattttcaattACTTGCATGCATGCAGCATCCAGAGAGTCATGTCGCGTCGAATCAAGTGAAGAGAAGTGAACGGAAGTGAAGTGCCAAAATAATCCCCatcatatattatatcatttTTCAAAaccatcttccttccttttttcccttctttcctgtCCAATTTTCTGGATATGATTAAAGgtgtactactagtactataaAGTGGGTATTAATCAATGTAATCAATGtaagatgatgatcatgactTTTTATTTAcctgcatcttcatcatggtGTGGAACAAccgtactactactagtagatgaCTTATTTACcaagttaatatatatatatatatatataatcgaCTTCGATTCATCTGCCCATTTCGAGGTATTGATTTATTatcactagtagtagtagtagtagttggtggtggtagtagtagtagcaccAGTACGACCATTTTCCTAACTTAGATTTCGCCTGTGAACACTAGTAACTTAAGTACTAGTACGAATATGAAGGCAGTTTACTGATCGGCGGTTGTTCCTTTAGTAGTTTCCTAACTCGAGCCCAATTTCTCCATCTTTTGATGCTTCACTGATACCTTAACATGTATTGCTCCTACTGGTACTATTACACCAATAGTAGGTGCAGCAGTTTAGTATTATCTGGAGAACTCAATAATAAGTggctacttactactactgtgaAAAGTGTTTGGTCCCCGCTTCTCGGGTGTTGGTGTTTGGGTGGGGTGAGTGTGTTCGATGATGAGGCTGCATacaataatatataatgatgCGTGTGAAAGTGGTGTGTGTACAGGGTACATCCGAACATCATTTAGTAACCTTTTGAGTTTTGGTTCAACTACCTACCAACTACGCGTTCATTAGTCGTAAGAttgtttttattttgataattaatttattttgatatttttgaCGCGTAAAtatgataataaataattctggtagagaagaaaagaagtgaaGTCTATCGGGCTAACAAATTCAAAACAAATAACAGCGAATAAAAAAACATTGCTTTCGGACACGAAAATTTTagatgaaagaaaaataaagaagaaagaaaaaaagaaagtttGGCCCCACTAGTTCTAGAGCATAGAAGCCTAAACAGGGCACAAAATAAGGTCACTAAAAGcgggaataaaaaaaaccacATTAAACAGTCTAATGAACCAGGCCGAGGTATCAATCAAAATCAAGCAGCCAAGCAAAAAATCCAGGCAGAAAAacgggaagaggatggatgaaagaggaaaggatgaggaggagggaggatcaGGCACATGCGACGCGCCAAGGATCCCAAATTCTGAGGGGTAGCGGGGAAACATCTTCCGAGCCTGCTGCATGGAACGTTATTGCTGGCAAGGCATCGCGGTGGCGTCCAGCACCCTTGACCTTCCGTGAGAACTAAGAGGTGCTGAGAACAAGGATAGAGCTCCTCGAACAGGTGGCGGAGGCCGTCGGGATTTACTCGAATTGGTCGTATACAGGGATGGGCTTTTCGCCCAATGCGCACAGACGGAAGATATGACGGAGTTTGGCGCCgttatcatcatcgaggTAGTCGACAATGGCGGAATCTATTGCAAATATCCGTCAGTATTGCTTTTGGGTGCTTATCTTTGGTAGGTAACAAGGAACTCACGCGTTGTGCAGCGATTGTCGAAAATCACAATGGTCCGAGGCTGCCACCTCACTCGCGCCTGAAAGTCGTGCCCAGTGATGATATGCTGCATGAGGAAGTCCAGCAACCAGCGCTGCTCAGGCTCCTTCAGACCTTGAATCTTGGTGATGAACTCGCCGTTCACAAAAAGGCATTTCTCGCCGGTGACTGGGTGGACGCGCACAAGCGGGTGGACGGTGTCGACGGCTTCTTTGCGTACCAGGCTCCCAGTCAGACGTGCATGCTGGATCATTTTTGCCGATGAGTGGGTTGCGCGCAGCGTGTCCAACCAGGAGGTGAGAGTTGGAGAAAGACGCCTAATTCATGCATTAGAATCTACCTGCCCGGCGCTGATTCGTTGCGCTTGAGGATGATACTTACTTGTATGCCATATCGGTCGCTGAGAAAACAGTATCACCACCTACTTCAGGTCCCTCCAGCAGCCCAAGCATCACATAGCCCGGGGGCTGGATCTCGTAGCTGACATCCTGGTGCCAGAGCGTCGTAGTAGTGCGCTGCGAGAGGAAGCGAGTGATTTCCTCGCGGTTGCCATCGCGATGGATGATATGGAAGCCTGGGTGCCCGCGCATTGAGCCAGAGACGGGCTGATAATTGGGCTTGCCAAAGTGACGCATGAAAGCCTCTTGTGCCTCAGGGCCATCGTCAATGAGATCCTGGTCCGGGAAAGCTACCACCTTGCGTTCGGCAACCAAAAGGGCGAGCTCATCTTTCTGGGCATCCGAGAGCTGGTTGAGCTGAACGCCTTCCACGATGCTACCAATGCGCGGTTGGATCTCCGTCACCTTTGTGCCGGGTGTCAGAAGATTGCGCTTGGACTTATCCTTCACGCGAAGGGCAGGATCCTGATACtcaaaaggaggaagaggatcgAACCACACTTTGTCCCACGTGGGAAGGTATTCGGGGTATCTGGTGCGTAAGTGAGACTCCTTGGTGACATCCACGTAAGGGATATTGATGTCGTAGCTGATcggctcctcctccttaTGGGCATTGATGGGAAGGGCCTTCTTGGGCCGTAGGACAGGCGCAGAGGACGGCATGATTGCGGATGTGCGCGTTGACTGGTGTGTGCTCTTGTGCGAAGGAAGTATGTACGTGATGTAGTGTTGCTCAAGGCCACAAAGAGGTTAAGCGGGACGTCGACGTCAAGAAAGATGAAAGTGAGCTAgtaggagggaaaaggaaaaggatagAACCCGAGAAATCAAGGTCAATTGAAGTctctggagatggatggggaagagaagaaagttcAGTCGAGGGTGGACGAGAgatgaatatatatctgatCAGATACAACCTCCACCGGCTCGATATGGCGATAAAGGGATTGCACAAGCAGTAAACACGGCCAAGTGTGGATGATATGGCCGCAGCAGCGCCAATGGCAATGCATCCACCGGAGGTTCGCTTAGAAAGAGTTAGACCAGGGATTATCCCTTTCAATTTTCCGGACCGGGAAAGCTTGGGCTGGTAGATACGCCCgattactactgctgctactactactcaagGCGGGCACAAAAAAAAGGTCGTCTCGAAGCCATGACGACAGGGGTACAAAGTCGGTGCCGGACGGGTCTCGACAGATGAGAACAGCGGTCATCGTAGGGGGGTGAGGGGGCGGCGGCAAAGGAATGAACCACTCAGGAGCCAGCATGGCACAAGCAGTGTCTGGAAAAGgtg
It contains:
- a CDS encoding TauD/TfdA dioxygenase family protein (COG:I;~EggNog:ENOG410PHDX;~InterPro:IPR042098,IPR003819;~PFAM:PF02668;~go_function: GO:0016491 - oxidoreductase activity [Evidence IEA];~go_process: GO:0055114 - oxidation-reduction process [Evidence IEA]); this translates as MPSSAPVLRPKKALPINAHKEEEPISYDINIPYVDVTKESHLRTRYPEYLPTWDKVWFDPLPPFEYQDPALRVKDKSKRNLLTPGTKVTEIQPRIGSIVEGVQLNQLSDAQKDELALLVAERKVVAFPDQDLIDDGPEAQEAFMRHFGKPNYQPVSGSMRGHPGFHIIHRDGNREEITRFLSQRTTTTLWHQDVSYEIQPPGYVMLGLLEGPEVGGDTVFSATDMAYKRLSPTLTSWLDTLRATHSSAKMIQHARLTGSLVRKEAVDTVHPLVRVHPVTGEKCLFVNGEFITKIQGLKEPEQRWLLDFLMQHIITGHDFQARVRWQPRTIVIFDNRCTTHSAIVDYLDDDNGAKLRHIFRLCALGEKPIPVYDQFE